The following nucleotide sequence is from Mesorhizobium sp. J8.
TTCCAGACCGCGTCCGGCCCGTTCCGCGCCGTCGACGGCGTCTCGCTTCATGTCGATGAGCGCGAGGTGCTCGCCATCGTCGGCGAATCCGGCTCCGGCAAATCGGTGTCGATGCTGGCCGTGATGGGCTTGCTGCCGTGGACGGCCACCGTCACTGCCGACCGCATGACCTTCAACGGCCGCGACCTGTTGAAGATCAGCCCGGCCGATCGCCGCAAGATCATTGGCAAGGACATCGCCATGATCTTCCAGGAGCCGATCGCCAGTCTCAACCCGTGCTTCACCGTAGGCTTCCAGATCGAGGAAGTGCTGCGCTTCCACATGGGCATGGACAAGGCCGAGCGCCGTGCGCGCGCCATCGAGCTCTTCAAGCAGGTCGGCATTCCCGACCCGGCTGACCGGCTGAACTCCTTCCCGCACCAGATGTCGGGCGGCCAGTGCCAGCGCGTCATGATCGCGATGGCGATTGCCTGCAACCCGAAGCTTTTGATCGCCGACGAGCCGACCACCGCGCTCGACGTCACCATCCAGAAGCAGATCCTCGATCTGCTTGTCTCGCTGCAGGCCAAATACGGCATGGGCCTGATCATGATCACCCACAATATGGGCGTGGTGGCCGAAACCGCCGACCGCGTCATCGTCCAGTACAAGGGCCGCAAGATGGAAGAGGCCGACGTGCTGTCGCTCTTTGAATCGCCGAAGAGCAACTACACGCGCGCGCTGCTCTCGGCGCTGCCGGAAAACGCCGTCGGCGACCGGCTGCCGACCGTCACGGACATGCTGTTCGAGGCCGCCCCTTCGGGAGCCGGCGCATGACCAAGGTCGTCGAAGGCAAGGACATCAAGCGCGACTACCATGTCGGCGGCGGTCTGTTCCGCGGCGCGCGCACCGTGCATGCGGTGAAGGGCGTATCCTTCAGCGTCGAGAAGGGCAAGACGCTGGCGATCGTGGGTGAATCGGGCTGCGGCAAGTCCACGCTCGCCCGCATCATCACGCTGATCGACCCGGCCACCTCCGGCGAACTCTTCATCGACGGCAACAAGGTCGACATCGCCAGGGACGGGCTCACCAAGGAAATGCGCCGCAAGGTGCAGATCGTCTTCCAGAACCCTTACGGCTCCCTCAACCCGCGCCAGAAGATCGGCGATGTGCTGGGCGAGCCGTTGCTCATCAACACCGACAAGCCGGCCGAAGAGCGCCGCGACCTGGCGATGAAGATGCTGAAGAAGGTCGGCCTCGGACCGGAGCACTACAACCGCTACCCGCATATGTTCTCGGGCGGCCAGCGCCAGCGCATCGCCATTGCACGCGCGCTGATGCTGAATCCGAGCCTCCTGGTGCTGGACGAACCGGTCTCGGCGCTCGACCTCTCGGTGCAGGCGCAGGTGCTGAACCTGCTCGCCGACCTGCAGGACGAGTTCCAACTGACCTATGTCTTCATCAGCCACGACCTCTCGGTGGTGCGCTACATCGCCGACGACGTGATGGTGATGTATTTCGGCGAAGCGGTCGAATACGGCCCGCGCGACGAGGTCTTCTCCAACCCCAAGCACGCCTACACCAAGACGCTGTTCGCCGCGACGCCGCGCGCCGACATAGCGAGCATCAAGGCGAGGTTGGCGAAGAAGAAGGCGGCCTGACCGGGAGTGCCGATATTCAGGTGAGGCCGGCCTGCGAATGGCAGCTTCCTGCGCTTCCGGTGCTCACGTACTTTAAGTACGCTCCGCTCCGGTTCTCGGAAGCTACCATTCTCGACTCGGCCTGACCTGAATCTCGACACTCCCTAACACCGTCGTGGTCAAGGCGATCACGACAACTTCGCAACAATCGCCCGCAGGGCTTCCCCAAAGCGGCGCACTTCCTCGACCGTGTTGTAATGCACCAGCGAGGCGCGGATCGCGCCGCTGTCCATCGACAGGTTCAGCCGCTTCATCAGCCGCGGCGCATACATATGCCCGTCGCGGATGCCGATCTGCATCGCCGCCATCTCCTCGACGATCCTTTGCGGCGAGAGCTTGCCGATGTTGAAGCAGAAGGTTGGCACGCGCTCGTTTATGCGGGCCTCGTCGGCGACGCCGTAGATGGTGGCATTGCAGTCC
It contains:
- a CDS encoding ABC transporter ATP-binding protein, giving the protein MALLDIQNLVVEFQTASGPFRAVDGVSLHVDEREVLAIVGESGSGKSVSMLAVMGLLPWTATVTADRMTFNGRDLLKISPADRRKIIGKDIAMIFQEPIASLNPCFTVGFQIEEVLRFHMGMDKAERRARAIELFKQVGIPDPADRLNSFPHQMSGGQCQRVMIAMAIACNPKLLIADEPTTALDVTIQKQILDLLVSLQAKYGMGLIMITHNMGVVAETADRVIVQYKGRKMEEADVLSLFESPKSNYTRALLSALPENAVGDRLPTVTDMLFEAAPSGAGA
- a CDS encoding dipeptide ABC transporter ATP-binding protein, producing MTKVVEGKDIKRDYHVGGGLFRGARTVHAVKGVSFSVEKGKTLAIVGESGCGKSTLARIITLIDPATSGELFIDGNKVDIARDGLTKEMRRKVQIVFQNPYGSLNPRQKIGDVLGEPLLINTDKPAEERRDLAMKMLKKVGLGPEHYNRYPHMFSGGQRQRIAIARALMLNPSLLVLDEPVSALDLSVQAQVLNLLADLQDEFQLTYVFISHDLSVVRYIADDVMVMYFGEAVEYGPRDEVFSNPKHAYTKTLFAATPRADIASIKARLAKKKAA